One Chryseobacterium indoltheticum DNA segment encodes these proteins:
- a CDS encoding YebC/PmpR family DNA-binding transcriptional regulator → MGRAFEYRKASKMARWDKMAKTFSKIGKDIALAVKAGGTDPEANPALRRCIQNAKGANMPKDNVERAIKKAGGADAENYEEITYEGYGQGGVAFFVECTTNNPTRTVANVRAIFNKFDGNLGKNGELAFIFDRKGIFTIDLAKVTMDWDDFEMEMIDGGAEDVEKDEEEVMITTAFEDFGSLSHKLDELKIEAKSAELQRIPNNIKEVTLDQFKANMKMLDRFEEDDDVQNVYHNMEITDELLESL, encoded by the coding sequence ATGGGAAGAGCATTTGAATATAGAAAAGCCTCAAAAATGGCTCGTTGGGACAAAATGGCCAAGACTTTTTCTAAAATAGGTAAAGACATTGCATTAGCGGTAAAAGCCGGAGGTACAGATCCTGAAGCTAACCCTGCATTGAGAAGATGTATCCAGAATGCAAAGGGCGCCAATATGCCGAAAGATAATGTTGAAAGAGCCATCAAAAAAGCAGGTGGAGCCGATGCAGAAAATTATGAAGAGATCACTTATGAAGGTTACGGACAAGGTGGCGTTGCATTTTTTGTAGAATGTACTACAAATAATCCTACCAGGACTGTTGCTAACGTAAGAGCCATTTTCAATAAGTTTGACGGTAACCTTGGAAAAAATGGTGAATTAGCTTTTATTTTCGACAGAAAAGGGATTTTCACTATCGATCTAGCTAAAGTTACAATGGATTGGGATGATTTTGAAATGGAAATGATTGACGGTGGAGCGGAAGATGTAGAAAAAGATGAAGAAGAAGTAATGATTACAACTGCTTTTGAAGATTTCGGTTCATTATCTCACAAATTAGATGAGCTAAAAATAGAAGCTAAAAGTGCAGAATTGCAAAGAATTCCGAATAATATAAAAGAAGTTACTCTAGATCAGTTTAAAGCAAATATGAAAATGCTTGATCGTTTTGAAGAAGATGATGACGTACAAAACGTTTATCATAACATGGAAATTACTGACGAACTTTTAGAGTCTTTATAA
- a CDS encoding stage II sporulation protein M: MREVYFIKQNKEKWLGIEQVVQGKIKKNPDDLSSLYINLVNDLSFAQTYYPKSNTTVYLNHLSSQIFQKIYKTKRVEENRLIYFFKTEVPLIVYENRRYLIYSFLFFIFFMLIGVLSAVYDKDFANLILTEGYVNMTIENIKNGNAVGVYQDGSTWGSTIGITFNNIIVGAKLYIYGIFGGLGTLYLLMRNSVMVGTFQYFFYEHGALGDSAKGIWLHGAFEIFSMVVEGMCGLILGTSILFPKTLSRFNSFKNGFKNSFKIFLSTVPFTICAGIIEGYVTRHALNMPLFLNLLIIFGCLGIIGFYYFIYPHIVNRRIKNTINDAVL, encoded by the coding sequence ATGAGAGAGGTTTATTTCATTAAACAAAATAAAGAAAAATGGTTGGGAATTGAGCAGGTTGTTCAAGGGAAAATTAAAAAAAATCCTGATGACCTGTCTTCGTTGTACATCAACCTCGTCAACGATCTTTCTTTTGCACAGACTTATTACCCCAAAAGTAATACAACAGTTTATCTAAACCATCTTTCTTCTCAAATTTTTCAGAAAATTTATAAAACTAAAAGAGTCGAAGAAAATAGACTTATTTATTTCTTTAAAACAGAAGTTCCTTTGATTGTTTATGAAAACAGGAGATATCTAATCTACTCATTTTTGTTCTTCATTTTTTTTATGCTGATTGGCGTTCTTTCGGCAGTTTATGATAAAGATTTTGCAAATCTTATCCTTACCGAAGGATATGTAAATATGACTATCGAAAACATCAAAAACGGAAACGCAGTGGGTGTTTATCAGGATGGCTCAACTTGGGGAAGTACAATAGGAATTACTTTCAATAATATTATCGTTGGTGCAAAACTTTACATCTACGGAATTTTTGGAGGACTCGGAACTCTATACCTTCTGATGCGAAACTCTGTCATGGTAGGAACTTTCCAGTATTTTTTCTACGAACACGGAGCTTTAGGTGACAGTGCAAAAGGAATCTGGCTTCACGGAGCATTTGAGATTTTCAGTATGGTTGTGGAAGGAATGTGCGGTTTGATTCTCGGAACATCTATTCTTTTTCCAAAAACACTTTCAAGATTTAATTCTTTTAAAAACGGATTCAAAAATTCATTCAAAATATTTTTAAGTACAGTTCCCTTCACGATATGTGCCGGGATTATTGAAGGTTATGTTACAAGACATGCTCTAAATATGCCTTTATTTCTCAATCTTTTGATAATTTTTGGCTGTCTGGGTATTATTGGTTTTTATTATTTTATCTATCCACATATTGTTAACCGCCGAATAAAAAACACTATCAATGATGCAGTTTTATAA
- a CDS encoding glycosyltransferase family protein gives MEILYAFQGTGNGHVARAQEIIPILKKYASVDTLISGHQSQLKADFPINFQHKGVSLLYNKRGGISYKKILFENNFLEAFKTIKQIDLSKYDLIINDYEPLTGWACKTKNLNMIELSHQASMSFKETPKPVNKDFFGELILKYYVPSEKKIGFHFENYHSQIKKPVIRRKIRNLNPDKKGFYVVYLPSFSDENIIKVLSEIPVEWKVFSKNSKLQRKEKNVEIFPIDEIQYLKYFENCDGILCNAGFETPAEALFMDKKLFVIPIHNQYEQECNACALDKMGIPNSKILDVEEIKNWVASDLHFQVNYPDDIEDILLNEVLVL, from the coding sequence ATGGAGATTTTATACGCATTTCAGGGAACAGGAAACGGTCATGTTGCACGCGCACAGGAAATCATTCCTATTCTTAAAAAGTATGCTTCTGTTGATACTTTGATCAGTGGTCATCAATCTCAATTAAAAGCCGATTTCCCCATTAACTTCCAACATAAAGGTGTTTCTTTGCTTTATAACAAAAGAGGAGGAATTTCCTATAAAAAAATCCTTTTTGAAAATAACTTTCTCGAAGCTTTTAAAACCATTAAACAAATCGATTTAAGTAAATACGACTTAATTATCAATGATTACGAGCCATTAACAGGTTGGGCTTGTAAAACTAAAAATTTAAATATGATTGAGCTGAGTCATCAGGCTTCAATGAGTTTTAAAGAAACCCCAAAACCAGTGAACAAAGACTTTTTCGGAGAGTTGATTTTAAAATATTACGTTCCGAGTGAAAAGAAGATAGGTTTTCATTTTGAAAATTATCATTCACAAATTAAAAAACCAGTCATCAGAAGAAAAATAAGAAACCTGAATCCTGATAAAAAAGGATTTTACGTAGTTTACCTGCCTAGTTTTTCTGACGAAAATATCATCAAAGTTTTAAGTGAGATTCCTGTAGAATGGAAGGTTTTTTCTAAAAACAGCAAACTTCAGAGAAAAGAAAAAAATGTTGAGATTTTTCCAATTGATGAAATTCAATATTTAAAATATTTCGAAAACTGTGACGGAATTTTATGCAATGCAGGATTTGAAACTCCCGCCGAAGCACTTTTTATGGATAAAAAACTGTTTGTAATTCCCATTCATAATCAATACGAACAGGAATGCAATGCCTGCGCTTTAGACAAAATGGGAATTCCGAATTCTAAAATTTTAGATGTAGAAGAAATTAAAAACTGGGTAGCTTCGGATCTTCATTTTCAGGTCAATTATCCTGATGATATTGAAGATATTCTGCTCAATGAAGTTTTAGTTCTGTAA
- a CDS encoding OmpA family protein, whose amino-acid sequence MKNLKLGISALALTVASTVFAQTTNNPWMIGVGAHAENHTAQRDNFSNTFSATNLTKNMFNMNNFSITPPLSKLTVARNIGKGLVIDWQTSVGNVENKRLNMGKEFMLMTGLGFQAKAAGLIWDEESWFDPYLRVGANYLRHDYTALSFPRQTFINGNPAEMTSNGDNGMEMGKANHFTVSTGAGVNFWLTKNFGLGVQGDYVSTPGDKANYANFWQASASLNFRFGNRDRDKDGILDKDDLCPDTPGLPEFQGCPDTDGDGVPDKDDQCPDVAGPVENNGCPWPDTDGDGIIDKDDACPTVAGPAENNGCPWPDTDGDGILDKDDACPTVPGVPEFNGCPPPPAKPVAEKVTEEFRDLLFDFNKATIRAQSNGKLDQAARIIKEAPAENFVIVGMTDKKGSDTYNLNLSRQRAAAVVAALEARGVNPSVLKSIGIGEQEATVDETASDAERQADRRVVVRGISGAEWDTYKKSDLPATPKKKAPAKKRRK is encoded by the coding sequence ATGAAAAATCTAAAATTAGGAATTTCAGCATTGGCGCTTACGGTTGCCTCTACTGTTTTCGCTCAGACTACCAACAATCCGTGGATGATCGGGGTTGGTGCTCATGCGGAAAACCATACAGCACAGCGTGATAATTTCAGTAACACGTTTTCTGCTACTAATTTGACGAAGAATATGTTCAATATGAACAATTTTTCTATTACACCACCACTTTCTAAATTAACAGTTGCTAGAAACATTGGCAAAGGTTTAGTTATTGACTGGCAAACTTCTGTTGGAAATGTTGAGAACAAAAGACTTAACATGGGTAAAGAGTTTATGTTAATGACTGGTCTTGGTTTTCAAGCTAAAGCTGCTGGTTTAATTTGGGACGAAGAGTCTTGGTTTGATCCTTACTTGAGAGTAGGTGCAAACTATTTAAGACATGATTACACAGCTCTTTCTTTCCCAAGACAAACTTTCATCAACGGAAATCCTGCAGAAATGACTTCTAACGGAGATAATGGGATGGAAATGGGTAAAGCAAACCACTTTACTGTGTCTACAGGTGCAGGTGTTAACTTCTGGTTAACAAAGAACTTCGGTTTAGGTGTACAAGGTGATTATGTTTCTACTCCAGGTGATAAAGCGAACTATGCTAATTTCTGGCAAGCTTCTGCTTCTTTGAACTTTAGATTCGGGAACAGAGACAGAGATAAGGATGGTATCTTAGATAAAGACGATTTATGTCCAGATACACCAGGTTTACCAGAATTCCAAGGATGTCCTGATACAGACGGTGATGGAGTTCCAGATAAAGACGATCAGTGTCCAGATGTTGCTGGTCCGGTTGAAAACAATGGTTGCCCTTGGCCAGATACAGATGGTGATGGTATTATCGACAAAGATGATGCTTGTCCTACTGTTGCAGGTCCTGCAGAAAACAACGGTTGTCCTTGGCCAGATACAGACGGTGATGGTATCTTAGATAAAGATGATGCATGTCCTACAGTTCCTGGTGTTCCAGAATTCAACGGATGTCCTCCTCCACCAGCTAAGCCAGTTGCTGAAAAAGTAACAGAAGAGTTTAGAGATCTATTATTTGACTTTAACAAAGCTACTATCAGAGCTCAATCTAATGGTAAATTAGATCAAGCGGCTAGAATTATTAAAGAAGCACCAGCTGAAAACTTTGTGATCGTTGGTATGACTGATAAAAAAGGTAGCGATACTTATAACTTGAACTTATCTAGACAAAGAGCTGCTGCTGTAGTTGCTGCTTTAGAAGCTAGAGGTGTTAACCCATCAGTATTGAAATCAATCGGTATCGGTGAGCAAGAAGCTACTGTTGATGAAACTGCTTCTGATGCTGAAAGACAAGCTGATAGAAGAGTTGTTGTAAGAGGAATCTCTGGTGCAGAGTGGGATACTTACAAAAAATCTGACTTACCAGCTACTCCTAAGAAGAAAGCTCCGGCTAAGAAAAGAAGAAAATAA
- a CDS encoding DUF4350 domain-containing protein: MNKTFKIYAVIFIIIMVILALFEVNKKEVTDWRKNFDVNQKSPFGLFVFNKEAKDLFKNNLTKIDVAPYDYYTDKNKKPHNILILESEIDPESWNKILDEVSKGSDAMIIANRLPKNISDTIGFYGSKISYENENVLKLTDKKYQNDFIKLDKFPSGRGFSYIKPNVQILGKTVEENNEDQANFIKAPFGKGKIYVHCEPLFLTNYYLLQSGNVKYAQSVFSYLSDRETLWFVESNTKESSSLLRFILSNPALKYAWWVFLGGLVLFIFFNVKRKQRIVPIIEPLKNTSADFVKSIGNLYLQEGDFHDMMAKKAQYFLNKVRLDLLIDTQNLDEEFAKRLQLKTGKSAEMVNEAIVLIKKAQDPYASVMKEDLARINSLLDEILK, translated from the coding sequence ATGAATAAAACTTTCAAAATATATGCTGTTATTTTCATCATTATCATGGTGATTTTGGCATTGTTTGAAGTGAATAAAAAGGAAGTTACAGACTGGCGAAAAAACTTTGATGTCAATCAGAAATCTCCTTTTGGGCTCTTTGTTTTTAATAAAGAAGCAAAAGATTTATTTAAAAATAATCTGACAAAAATTGACGTTGCACCTTACGATTATTACACCGATAAAAACAAAAAGCCACACAATATTCTCATCTTAGAAAGCGAAATCGATCCTGAATCTTGGAATAAAATTTTAGATGAGGTTTCCAAAGGTTCGGATGCGATGATTATTGCCAACCGACTTCCGAAAAATATTTCAGATACGATTGGGTTTTATGGTTCTAAAATCTCTTATGAAAATGAGAATGTTCTGAAACTGACCGATAAAAAATATCAGAATGATTTTATTAAATTAGATAAATTTCCTTCGGGAAGAGGTTTTTCTTACATTAAACCGAATGTTCAGATTTTAGGAAAAACAGTTGAAGAAAACAATGAAGATCAGGCAAATTTCATCAAAGCACCATTTGGAAAAGGGAAAATTTATGTGCATTGCGAACCACTTTTTTTAACGAATTATTATCTTTTACAATCAGGAAATGTAAAATATGCACAAAGTGTTTTTTCATATTTAAGCGACAGAGAAACGTTGTGGTTTGTAGAAAGTAACACCAAAGAATCGAGTTCTTTATTGCGATTTATTCTTTCTAATCCAGCTTTGAAATATGCTTGGTGGGTGTTTTTAGGAGGATTAGTCTTATTTATATTCTTTAATGTAAAACGTAAACAGCGTATAGTTCCAATCATTGAACCGCTAAAAAATACGTCGGCAGATTTTGTAAAAAGTATAGGAAATCTTTATTTACAGGAAGGAGACTTTCATGATATGATGGCGAAAAAAGCCCAATATTTTTTAAATAAAGTAAGGCTCGATCTTCTAATCGATACCCAAAATCTAGATGAAGAATTTGCCAAAAGACTTCAACTGAAAACAGGAAAATCTGCAGAAATGGTCAACGAAGCTATTGTTTTAATTAAAAAAGCGCAGGATCCTTATGCAAGTGTCATGAAAGAAGATTTAGCAAGAATAAATAGTCTTTTGGATGAGATTTTAAAATAA
- a CDS encoding RDD family protein: protein MSQIAINTSQNVNINFITASIGERMVAYIIDLLIKVAYLVATFYLFFSVFNLGYILDGLDSWSQNAIYIVLTLPVALYPLVLESLMEGQTPGKKVMKIRVVKIDGYQASFGDYLIRWVFRLIDTTFAGIVGLISMIVSTNNQRLGDIASGTAVISLKNNINISHTILENINHDYIPTFSQVIGLSDNDMRIIKDNYLKALRIDDRQVITKLSDKIKSILKLEVDPTKMTERQFIAIIIKDYNYYTGKDN, encoded by the coding sequence ATGTCTCAAATTGCGATTAATACCTCCCAAAATGTAAATATTAATTTTATCACGGCAAGTATCGGAGAACGAATGGTAGCTTACATTATCGATCTTCTCATTAAGGTGGCTTATCTTGTGGCGACGTTCTATTTATTTTTTAGTGTTTTCAATTTAGGATATATTCTAGATGGTTTAGATTCCTGGTCACAAAACGCAATCTATATCGTTCTTACACTACCTGTTGCTCTTTATCCGCTTGTTTTGGAAAGCTTAATGGAAGGGCAGACTCCCGGAAAAAAAGTAATGAAAATACGAGTGGTAAAAATCGATGGTTATCAGGCAAGTTTCGGAGATTATCTTATTCGTTGGGTCTTTAGGCTGATCGACACAACCTTTGCAGGAATTGTAGGTCTAATATCTATGATCGTTTCTACAAACAACCAGCGTTTAGGAGATATTGCTTCCGGAACAGCAGTAATTTCGCTTAAAAACAACATCAATATTTCTCATACTATTCTTGAAAATATCAACCACGATTATATCCCCACTTTTTCACAAGTGATCGGATTGAGCGATAACGATATGAGAATTATAAAAGACAATTACCTAAAAGCCCTTAGGATTGACGACAGACAGGTGATTACGAAGCTTTCAGACAAAATAAAAAGTATTCTCAAGCTAGAAGTCGATCCCACAAAAATGACCGAAAGACAGTTTATCGCAATTATTATTAAAGATTACAATTATTATACTGGGAAAGACAATTAA
- a CDS encoding four helix bundle protein encodes MANFKELLVWQKSINFVTEIYELTNDFPKNEMYGLISQIRRASISIPSNIAEGNSRRSVADYLQFLKIARGSCAEVETQLIIAQNLKFLNEEHYLKLNQDIIEISKMLNGLINSLK; translated from the coding sequence ATGGCTAATTTTAAAGAACTTTTGGTTTGGCAAAAATCGATAAATTTTGTAACTGAAATTTATGAATTGACAAATGATTTTCCTAAAAATGAAATGTATGGATTGATATCACAAATCAGAAGAGCTTCAATTTCAATTCCGTCTAATATTGCTGAAGGAAACTCAAGAAGAAGTGTTGCTGATTATTTACAATTTCTAAAAATAGCAAGAGGAAGTTGCGCAGAAGTTGAAACTCAATTAATTATTGCCCAAAATCTTAAATTTTTAAATGAAGAACATTATTTAAAATTAAATCAGGACATCATTGAAATTTCAAAAATGCTAAACGGACTTATCAATTCATTAAAATAA
- a CDS encoding AAA family ATPase, giving the protein MENYDDQNLENQNSINLNKEQKDQSQFESRIDMIELRGNLNKVKTEIAKVIVGQEDMVEHLLAALLSNGHVLIEGVPGVAKTITAKLLAKTIDVDFSRIQFTPDLMPSDILGTSIFSMKNSEFEFKKGPIFSSFILIDEINRSPAKTQAALFEVMEEKQITIDGTRYEMDEPFLVVATQNPIEHEGTYRLPEAQLDRFLFKINVGYPNLDQEVAIIKNQHDSRLEDKTEAVNKVITAQQLNNYQKLVKEIIVESQLIEYIAKIIINTRENQFLYLGASPRASLALLTASKAFAALRGRDFVTPEDIKEASYAVLRHRVIVSPEREMEGLTADEIIRQTLEGIEIPR; this is encoded by the coding sequence ATGGAAAATTATGATGATCAGAATTTAGAAAATCAAAATTCTATCAATTTAAATAAAGAACAAAAAGATCAGAGCCAATTTGAGTCGAGAATTGATATGATCGAGCTTCGTGGAAACTTAAATAAAGTAAAAACGGAGATTGCAAAAGTAATTGTCGGCCAGGAAGATATGGTCGAACATCTTTTGGCTGCTTTGCTTTCAAATGGTCATGTTTTGATTGAAGGCGTTCCGGGAGTTGCAAAAACAATTACAGCAAAATTACTGGCAAAAACCATTGATGTTGATTTCAGCAGAATACAGTTTACGCCGGATTTGATGCCTTCAGATATTTTAGGAACATCAATTTTCAGCATGAAAAATTCTGAATTTGAATTTAAAAAAGGACCCATTTTCTCAAGCTTCATTCTGATTGATGAAATCAACCGTTCTCCGGCAAAAACGCAGGCGGCGTTGTTTGAAGTAATGGAGGAGAAGCAGATTACAATTGACGGAACCCGATACGAAATGGATGAACCTTTTCTTGTCGTTGCTACCCAAAACCCAATCGAGCACGAAGGAACTTACCGACTTCCGGAAGCTCAGCTTGACCGATTTTTATTCAAAATCAATGTAGGTTATCCTAATCTGGACCAAGAAGTTGCAATTATCAAAAATCAGCATGACAGCAGACTTGAAGACAAGACTGAAGCAGTAAATAAAGTGATTACAGCACAACAGTTAAATAATTATCAGAAATTAGTAAAAGAAATAATTGTTGAGTCTCAACTGATCGAATACATCGCTAAAATTATCATCAATACCAGAGAAAATCAATTTTTATATTTGGGAGCTTCACCAAGAGCGAGTCTGGCTTTATTAACGGCTTCAAAAGCTTTCGCAGCTTTAAGAGGCAGAGACTTCGTAACGCCTGAAGATATCAAAGAAGCGAGTTACGCAGTGTTAAGACACAGAGTAATTGTTTCTCCTGAAAGAGAAATGGAAGGCTTGACTGCTGATGAAATTATCAGACAGACTTTAGAAGGAATAGAGATTCCAAGGTAG
- a CDS encoding GNAT family N-acetyltransferase yields MKLENNKSGNGGVITLSNEIKEVGRLTYTIFPEDNKLIISFVLVHPEFEGRGMGKFLVEEAIKFSRENKWKVYPHCSYARAVMRRMNDVQDIFLQN; encoded by the coding sequence ATGAAATTAGAAAACAATAAATCCGGAAATGGCGGAGTGATTACACTTAGCAACGAAATTAAAGAAGTAGGAAGATTAACGTACACTATTTTCCCTGAAGACAATAAATTGATTATTTCTTTCGTATTGGTTCACCCCGAATTTGAAGGTCGTGGGATGGGAAAATTTCTTGTTGAAGAAGCTATTAAATTTTCAAGAGAAAACAAGTGGAAAGTCTATCCGCATTGTTCGTACGCAAGAGCTGTAATGAGAAGAATGAATGATGTGCAAGATATTTTTTTACAGAACTAA
- a CDS encoding DUF4013 domain-containing protein, whose protein sequence is MMQFYKKRDFGAFITDSFTFFKLYGKNYFKNYILLNGLLLILMVAIFIFGYRELIMQIFGSNMSGESYYFESYFEDNIGMFVVIGLITFLLFLLMMIVNYLFPVFYLKRLAEGETKIRTDDILGDFKRNAGKIGKLCLGMIFIVTPLSLILMGISYVMIVIVVGIFLIVLVYPALFNVITFLMYDYFNSKRGFFESLSYSIRSQFSYTNGREKSPFWKYWGSTVVISIILYVITTIFTVIPMIFFMLKITTTAPDANFEQNPFAGSLGVMMFVMYGISLLVSFFLSNMLYVNSGLMYYDSRRDFHQKIELEEIETIGING, encoded by the coding sequence ATGATGCAGTTTTATAAAAAAAGAGATTTCGGAGCATTTATCACCGACAGTTTTACCTTTTTCAAATTATACGGAAAAAACTATTTCAAAAATTATATTCTGCTGAATGGGCTCTTGCTTATTCTGATGGTTGCGATATTTATTTTCGGATATCGAGAACTTATTATGCAGATATTCGGCTCAAATATGAGTGGAGAAAGCTATTATTTTGAATCATATTTTGAGGATAATATCGGAATGTTTGTCGTGATAGGACTGATAACTTTCCTGCTCTTTTTACTCATGATGATTGTCAATTACCTATTTCCTGTGTTTTATCTTAAAAGACTTGCGGAAGGTGAAACAAAGATAAGGACTGATGATATTCTTGGTGATTTTAAGAGAAATGCAGGCAAAATAGGAAAGCTTTGTTTGGGAATGATCTTCATTGTAACGCCATTATCGCTCATTTTGATGGGTATTTCTTATGTGATGATAGTAATTGTTGTCGGGATTTTTCTTATAGTATTAGTTTATCCTGCATTATTTAATGTGATTACATTTTTAATGTATGATTATTTTAATAGTAAAAGAGGCTTCTTCGAAAGTTTAAGCTATTCTATACGATCACAGTTTTCTTACACGAATGGAAGAGAAAAATCTCCTTTCTGGAAATATTGGGGTTCTACCGTTGTTATCTCAATTATTCTTTATGTAATTACGACCATTTTTACGGTAATACCAATGATTTTTTTCATGCTTAAAATTACAACGACTGCGCCTGATGCTAATTTCGAACAAAATCCTTTCGCCGGAAGTCTCGGAGTAATGATGTTTGTAATGTATGGAATTTCGCTCTTGGTATCATTCTTCTTATCGAATATGCTGTATGTAAATTCGGGATTGATGTATTACGACAGCCGAAGAGATTTTCATCAGAAAATAGAGTTGGAAGAAATTGAAACGATTGGTATCAATGGATAA
- a CDS encoding DUF4129 domain-containing protein, with product MDKFLFFLLIFLNLATFKSQEYEDDDYSEMYIEDSVVTSHYRNMYVADSVLKANPQTENTVFPRKFKENLPSRYKGNDFDYTTSKPRESFFEKLQRKIAQLLRSIFGDTSLETSSHITSVVIRLFAILVVGFLLYFIIKFLINTKGSLFFGKKNKKLEINEEELHENIHEINFPQSIAKFENNGDYRSAVRYQFLFILKKLSDKKLIIWNPEKTNKDYVSELKAAHLKNEFYNLSYIFDYVWYGEFSIDEQSYGKFKNQFHGFKP from the coding sequence ATGGATAAATTTCTGTTTTTTTTACTGATTTTTCTCAATCTTGCGACTTTCAAGTCTCAGGAATATGAAGATGACGATTATTCTGAAATGTATATTGAAGATTCTGTGGTGACTTCACATTACAGAAATATGTACGTTGCAGATTCTGTTTTAAAAGCCAATCCTCAAACCGAGAACACGGTTTTTCCGAGGAAATTTAAAGAAAATCTACCTTCAAGATACAAGGGAAATGACTTTGATTACACCACCTCAAAACCCAGAGAATCTTTTTTTGAAAAGCTTCAGCGTAAGATAGCTCAACTTCTTCGAAGTATTTTTGGTGACACCAGTTTAGAGACCTCTTCGCATATTACCAGTGTTGTTATCCGACTTTTTGCAATTCTCGTGGTTGGTTTTCTACTTTATTTCATCATTAAGTTTTTAATCAATACAAAAGGAAGCTTATTTTTTGGTAAAAAGAATAAAAAATTAGAAATCAACGAAGAAGAACTTCATGAAAACATTCATGAGATCAACTTTCCACAAAGTATTGCAAAATTTGAGAATAATGGAGATTACCGTTCTGCAGTTCGATATCAGTTTTTGTTTATTCTTAAAAAATTAAGTGATAAAAAACTCATTATTTGGAATCCCGAAAAAACAAATAAAGATTATGTCTCAGAACTAAAAGCCGCGCATCTTAAAAATGAATTTTACAACCTTTCCTATATTTTCGATTATGTCTGGTATGGCGAATTTAGTATTGATGAGCAAAGCTATGGCAAATTTAAAAATCAGTTTCACGGATTTAAACCTTAA
- a CDS encoding UDP-2,3-diacylglucosamine diphosphatase yields the protein MKRNVELVIISDVHLGTYGCKAKELLRYLNSIQPKTLVLNGDIIDIWQFKKSYFPKPHLKVIKKIISFATKNTDVYYITGNHDEMFRKFTDFELGKLKVCNKLCLEVNDKKTWIFHGDVFDASVQHSKWIAKLGGKGYDLLIVINNVVNWFLEKMGREKYSFSKKIKNNVKKAVKYIGDFELTASELAIDNGYDYVVCGHIHQPQMREVVTKKGSCTYFNSGDWIENLSALEFNQNEWKIFHYEDHKHLLKDDESEEIQDINNSDLLKIVTQFT from the coding sequence TTGAAAAGAAACGTTGAACTTGTTATCATTTCGGATGTACATTTGGGAACTTACGGATGTAAGGCCAAAGAACTTCTACGGTATCTAAATTCTATTCAACCGAAAACGCTAGTTTTAAATGGTGATATCATTGATATTTGGCAGTTTAAAAAGTCTTACTTCCCTAAGCCTCATTTGAAAGTGATCAAAAAGATCATTTCATTTGCTACGAAAAACACAGATGTCTATTATATTACGGGTAATCATGATGAAATGTTCAGAAAGTTTACAGATTTTGAATTGGGTAAGCTCAAAGTCTGCAACAAACTTTGTCTTGAAGTCAATGATAAAAAAACATGGATCTTTCATGGAGATGTTTTTGATGCATCGGTACAACATTCAAAATGGATTGCCAAACTTGGCGGCAAAGGCTATGACCTTTTAATCGTCATCAACAATGTTGTCAATTGGTTTTTAGAAAAAATGGGTAGAGAAAAATACTCGTTTTCGAAAAAAATTAAAAACAATGTAAAAAAAGCGGTAAAATATATTGGTGATTTTGAATTGACTGCTTCTGAATTGGCCATTGACAATGGTTACGATTATGTAGTTTGCGGGCACATTCATCAGCCGCAAATGCGTGAAGTTGTCACTAAAAAAGGATCTTGTACTTATTTTAATTCCGGCGACTGGATTGAAAATCTATCTGCTCTCGAATTTAATCAGAACGAATGGAAAATCTTTCATTACGAAGATCATAAACATTTGCTGAAAGACGATGAATCGGAAGAGATTCAGGACATCAATAATTCGGATCTTTTGAAAATTGTAACTCAATTTACGTAG